The window TGTATTTTCCATCACGATGAAGTAAACACCAGATTCCATCTTTCGGTGAAGCATATCTCTGTCCCTTCCTCTCAACTGACACTTTAACATAACCTGTACGCCAGTTAGGATGGTctcccacctccacctcccagCTGTGTTTCCCTGAGCTGAAGCCCACAGAACCAAAAACATTGGCGAACTTAGCGTTTCTCTCTGGattatcaggaagctgctgctttgTGTCTCCACGTCTCACACTGGTCAGATCATCAGACAGGTAGAGCCTTCCTTCTGCAGTGTTTGGGTCCAGAATGACAGGACTGAAGTGGACcttctccttcatcttctcccaGACTCTGAAGGACAGGTTGCCCAGGTGTTTGGCCACAtctatcagagctcctgagaCCAGCTGTGGATCTGacagtgacctctgacctctggctctGCTCTGAGTGGCTTTATAACTGCTGAGGAACGACACATTGTCTTTCTGCAGGTCTTCTTCAACAGCAGAGATGCTGTCTGACAGAGAGGAGATCTGCTCCTGGATCCTCTTCATCTCTCTGCTGATAGTCttcctcttctgctcctcttcctccctcagagCTGCCAGTCtggactcctcttcctctttcaggAACTGGTGGAGCTTGTTGAACTCTGCTCtgatctgtctctctgtggacAACAGCTGCTTCTTGGAGTGTTGAATCACATCCTCGTATGTTTTCTCcacctgtttgtgtttgttcctCTTGTCCTGCAGAGACTTTAAGTCAGATTTCAGCTGCTTCTTCAGCTCACTGACTGCTTGTTCTATAGGAACCACTTTGTGACTCTGGTGGAGAGAAAACtcacagacaggacacacagcTCTCTGCtcgtcttcacagaacagtttaGGGTCTTCTTGGTGT of the Fundulus heteroclitus isolate FHET01 chromosome 12, MU-UCD_Fhet_4.1, whole genome shotgun sequence genome contains:
- the LOC118564888 gene encoding nuclear factor 7, brain-like; protein product: MAEKVALLESYLSCHVCSETFRDPVSLSCNHSFCSSCLQKFWEQAGNKNCPICKRRSSKEDPGVNFTLKELADSFTGKQKSGSSEVEKGAKQLMVVCSKHQEDPKLFCEDEQRAVCPVCEFSLHQSHKVVPIEQAVSELKKQLKSDLKSLQDKRNKHKQVEKTYEDVIQHSKKQLLSTERQIRAEFNKLHQFLKEEEESRLAALREEEEQKRKTISREMKRIQEQISSLSDSISAVEEDLQKDNVSFLSSYKATQSRARGQRSLSDPQLVSGALIDVAKHLGNLSFRVWEKMKEKVHFSPVILDPNTAEGRLYLSDDLTSVRRGDTKQQLPDNPERNAKFANVFGSVGFSSGKHSWEVEVGDHPNWRTGYVKVSVERKGQRYASPKDGIWCLLHRDGKYTNGDGKTLTVKKNLQKIRVQLDYDRGEVSFYDPEDMSHIYTYRDTFTEKLFPFLDAGNAADAKTSDLKICQSGISV